ATCCCACTGACTATACAAGGGGCCAAGGATATTAGCGTTATCCATAATGCTCAAGTGTTCAAAGAAATAGCACTCATCATATATAAAACCAATTCTATCTTTTATTGATTTCTCATTTTTCTTATGATCAAGTCCAAAAACTTCAATACTACCAGAATCAGCACTCAGTAAATTCATAATTAGTTTAATGGTTGTTGTTTTACCAGAGCCATTAGAGCCAATAAAACCCATTACATAGCCTCTATCTAAAGTGAAGCTAATATTGTTTAAAGAAAAATCTTTAAAATGTTTAGAAATATTATTGATATTTAATATAGTACTCATAAAAATCCCTCCTATTGATCCTCATATAATAATTTGGTCATATCCATTAGTTCATCTAATGAAATACCAACGAAGTGACATTCGGTTATGACTTCTAACAATTTTTCTTCTATAAATTTTATTTTCTTTTCCTTTAAAAAAGCTTGATTTTGTGCGGCTACAAAAAAGCCTTTTCCAGGAACGGAGTGTACAAGACCTTCCTTTTCTAATTCTTCGTAGGCCCTTTTAGTTGTAATGACACTTATTTGTAAGTCTTTTGCCAACTTTCTTATAGAAGGAAGAAGAGCTCCTTCCTTTAATTCCTCAGAAACAATCTGTTTT
The nucleotide sequence above comes from Natranaerovirga pectinivora. Encoded proteins:
- a CDS encoding GntR family transcriptional regulator encodes the protein MHIIISNSSSEAIYTQITNQIKKQIVSEELKEGALLPSIRKLAKDLQISVITTKRAYEELEKEGLVHSVPGKGFFVAAQNQAFLKEKKIKFIEEKLLEVITECHFVGISLDELMDMTKLLYEDQ